From Xenopus tropicalis strain Nigerian chromosome 3, UCB_Xtro_10.0, whole genome shotgun sequence, the proteins below share one genomic window:
- the pcyox1l gene encoding prenylcysteine oxidase-like, translated as MRSLRGNACVPGLCRDEWLDRRRCGMASGGSIHRMSLLITLTALLFQLCAGQPPESPGRIAVIGAGIGGSAVTHFLQQQFGAQVQIDVYEADRVGGRLATTTVNNQQYESGSPAIHSLNLHMQGFVKLLGLKHRKEVAGKNAIFSGEHLVLEETDWYLLNLFRLWWHYGISFLRLQMWVEEIMEKFMRIYKYQAHEYAFSTMEELLRSLGGEHFVNMTQKSVAESLQGIGVSQRFIDEVISAVIRASYGQSVSIPALVGAMSLAGTPGNMWAVEGGNKLVCSGLLKMTKANVIHGKVAAISLHNTEKRPLYEVQYEQEGSMGSEFYDLVIIAAPLHKAGYPVSFLNFQPPIQQPNGTYHRVVSSIVHGYLNCSYFGFPDPKLFPFSSILSVESPDSTFYSLENLCPVNVSVGFRRKPPQEAAVWRVLSPHPLDRKELKTLFKSYYSVQVVEWQAFPSYGSSRSLPRIIMHDGLYYLSGVEWAASSVEMSAVAAKNVALLAFNRWYELNEKIDQPELMHKLKTEL; from the exons ATGCGTAGCTTGCGAGGTAATGCGTGTGTTCCAGGCCTCTGTCGCGATGAATGGCTTGACAGGCGAAGATGTGGTATGGCTTCCGGAGGCTCCATCCACAGAATGTCCCTGCTTATAACGCTGACAGCTTTGCTTTTTCAGCTTTGTGCCGGACAGCCGCCGGAGTCTCCTGGCAGGATCG CTGTGATAGGTGCTGGCATTGGGGGTTCCGCAGTCACACATTTCCTGCAACAGCAGTTTGGTGCCCAGGTGCAGATTGATGTATATGAGGCAGATAGAGTTGGGGGTCGTCTGGCAACAACAACAGTGAATAACCAGCAGTATGAATCAGGCAGCCCCGCTATCCATTCACTGAATCTCCACATGCAAGGCTTTGTCAAGCTTCTCG GTCTTAAGCACAGGAAAGAGGTAGCTGGAAAAAATGCCATTTTCAGTGGAGAACATCTGGTTCTAGAAGAGACAGATTGGTACCTCCTTAACCTCTTCCGCCTTTGGTGGCATTATGGGATCAGTTTCCTGAGACTGCAGATGTGGGTGGAAGAAATCATGGAAAAATTTATGAG GATTTATAAATACCAAGCTCACGAATACGCCTTCTCTACTATGGAGGAGCTGCTGCGCTCTCTGGGAGGAGAGCATTTTGTAAACATGACCCAGAAGTCTGTGGCAGAATCTCTGCAAGGGATTGGTGTGTCGCAGAGATTTATTGATGAAGTTATAAGTGCGGTTATAAGAGCTAGCTATGGACAGTCAGTATCAATCCCTGCTCTTGTGG GGGCCATGTCATTAGCAGGAACGCCAGGGAACATGTGGGCTGTAGAAGGAGGTAACAAGTTGGTGTGTTCAGGACTGCTAAAGATGACAAAAGCTAATGTGATCCATGGAAAGGTGGCAGCCATATCACTGCACAACACAG AAAAACGGCCACTGTATGAGGTACAGTACGAACAAGAGGGCTCGATGGGTTCAGAATTCTATGACCTGGTGATAATTGCTGCTCCCTTGCACAAGGCTGGATACCCAGTCTCTTTTCTGAACTTTCAGCCTCCTATTCAACAACCTAATGGCACCTACCATCGTGTGGTCTCCTCCATTGTCCATGGCTACCTGAATTGCTCCTATTTTGGTTTCCCAGATCCAAAGCTTTTCCCTTTTTCCAGTATCTTGTCAGTGGAGAGCCCAGACTCAACCTTCTACAGCCTAGAGAATCTTTGCCCAGTCAATGTGTCTGTTGGTTTCCGCCGCAAACCCCCACAAGAAGCTGCAGTATGGCGAGTGCTATCACCTCATCCTCTAGACAGAAAGGAGCTAAAGACCTTATTTAAGTCCTACTATTCTGTGCAGGTTGTAGAATGGCAGGCATTTCCAAGTTATGGATCCTCACGGTCCTTACCTCGAATAATAATGCATGATGGTCTGTATTACTTAAGTGGAGTAGAGTGGGCTGCCAGCTCTGTGGAGATGAGTGCTGTGGCTGCTAAGAATGTGGCCCTCTTAGCCTTTAATCGGTGGTATGAGCTCAATGAGAAAATAGACCAGCCTGAATTGATGCACAAACTGAAAACTGAACTGTAA
- the il17b gene encoding interleukin-17B precursor (The RefSeq protein has 1 substitution compared to this genomic sequence) yields MFGSHRLFLLIATSLLVAHALSSDTPNPSKGRKKGHLKGKNTHGTAQDRAKGKASPDPVLGGNSFAPSQLYSLVEDYEQSLMEMVNQLRNNSDVSANRCEVSLRLWLSNRRSLSPWAYSINHDENRIPIDIPEARCLCTGCVNPFTMKEDFSMTSIPIYSKIPVRRRLCEGSSSPIRARRRKKCHKEYMAVMENIAVGCTCIF; encoded by the exons ATGTTTGGCTCCCATAGACTG TTCCTTTTGATAGCAACTTCCCTACTTGTGGCTCACGCCCTCAGCTCAGACACTCCAAATCCTTCAAAAGGCAGAAAAAAAGGTCACTTGAAAGGAAAAAATACTCACGGAACTGCTCAGGACAGAGCAAAGGGCAAAGCTTCCCCTGATCCAGTGTTAGGAGGAAACTCCTTTGCTCCATCACAGTTATATAGTTTGGTGGAGGATTATGAGCAGAGCCTCATGGAAATGGTGAGCCAGCTGAGGAACAACTCTGATGTATCTGCAAATCGTTGCGAAGTCAGTCTGAGACTTTGGCTTTCTAACAGGAGAAGCCTTTCCCCCTGGGCCTACAG TATAAATCACGATGAAAATCGCATTCCAATTGATATTCCAGAAGCACGGTGCCTATGCACAGGCTGTGTTAACCCTTTCACCATGAAGGAGGATTTCAGTATGACGAGTATACCCATCTACAGCAAGATCCCTGTGCGGAGGCGACTGTGCGAGGGTAGCAGCTCTCCAATCAGGGCGCGGAGAAGGAAGAAGTGCCACAAAGAGTACATGGCTGTCATGGAGAACATAGCTGTGGGCTGCACCTGTATATTCTAA